In a single window of the Papaver somniferum cultivar HN1 chromosome 8, ASM357369v1, whole genome shotgun sequence genome:
- the LOC113306075 gene encoding glutamic acid-rich protein-like: MVNVHTVEIIVTFSSDYSSSSSEEDSEIPRPEMKTSSAEARAKMERSLKDTKEIINGMSLDRLKVVRYGFLKRKTEDEILYDYRQKRHRLQQKRLAAEEKLRSRADGIASDSDAEEVESIWEPKKRKIRTYPPAREIERLVEADLQSEREEEEYWDAMYGDPEESEVSSEDSDSNSEEEFEEDSTNDDDDDNES, encoded by the exons ATGGTGAATGTTCACACGGTGGAA ATAATCGTGACTTTCAGCAGTGATTATTCTTCTAGCTCTTCTGAAGAGGATTCCGAAATTCCTAGGCCAGAGATGAAAACTTCTTCAGCAGAAGCACGTGCCAAAATGGAACGATCACTGAAGGATACTAAGGAAATTATAAATGGTATGTCCCTTGATCGTCTGAAGGTTGTTCGTTATGGATTCTTGAAGAGAAAAACTGAGGATGAGATATTATATGATTATCGGCAAAAGAGACACCGACTTCAGCAGAAAAGGCTAGCAGCTGAGGAGAAACTTCGATCTCGTGCCGATGGCATAGCTTCAGACTCAGATGCTGAGGAAGTCGAATCCATATGGGAGCCGAAGAAACGCAAAATTAGGACATATCCGCCTGCCAGGGAGATTGAGCGATTGGTCGAGGCTGATCTCCAATCCGAACGCGAGGAAGAAGAGTATTGGGATGCAATGTACGGCGATCCCGAGGAGAGTGAAGTCTCTAGTGAGGATTCAGACAGCAACTCCGAGGAAGAGTTTGAAGAGGATTCTACAAACGACGATGATGATGACAATGAATCTTAA